The following proteins are co-located in the Labrys monachus genome:
- a CDS encoding ABC transporter ATP-binding protein produces MTSTSDSRNVPRASLPEAAGFLEVTGIEALYGQAILAVRDVSLRVDQGAVVALLGANGAGKTTTLKAISNLLGPERGAVSRGAITWQGEATGRLSPAELVGRGIVQVLEGRHCFAQLTVEENLLSGAFLRRSGRRRLAEDLERIYAWFPRLKQKRRTKAGLTSGGEQQMVAIGRALMTQPKLMLLDEPSMGLAPIIVQEIFSIIRTLNRESGVSFLIAEQNANLALRHADYGYILENGRVAASGPAAELALREDVKEFYLGAGAAGRDRGPLT; encoded by the coding sequence ATGACCAGCACGAGCGACAGCAGGAACGTTCCGCGGGCGAGCCTGCCCGAAGCCGCCGGCTTCCTGGAGGTGACGGGAATCGAGGCCCTCTACGGCCAGGCGATCCTGGCGGTCAGGGACGTGTCGCTGCGTGTGGATCAGGGAGCGGTCGTCGCCCTGCTCGGCGCCAACGGCGCCGGGAAGACGACGACGCTCAAGGCGATCTCCAACCTGCTCGGTCCCGAACGGGGCGCTGTCAGCCGCGGCGCCATCACCTGGCAGGGAGAGGCGACGGGCCGCCTCTCCCCCGCCGAACTCGTCGGCCGGGGCATCGTCCAGGTGCTCGAGGGACGTCATTGCTTTGCCCAGCTCACCGTGGAGGAGAACCTCCTCTCCGGCGCATTCCTGCGCCGCTCGGGACGGCGCCGGCTCGCCGAGGACCTCGAGCGGATCTACGCCTGGTTTCCCCGCCTCAAGCAGAAGCGCCGGACCAAAGCAGGACTGACGTCCGGCGGCGAACAGCAGATGGTCGCGATCGGCCGGGCCCTGATGACGCAGCCCAAGCTGATGCTCCTCGACGAGCCCTCGATGGGGCTCGCGCCGATCATCGTGCAGGAGATCTTCTCGATCATCCGCACGCTCAACCGCGAGAGCGGCGTCAGCTTCCTCATCGCCGAGCAGAACGCCAATCTGGCTCTGAGGCACGCCGATTACGGCTATATTCTCGAGAACGGCAGGGTGGCGGCATCAGGCCCGGCCGCGGAACTGGCTCTGCGCGAGGACGTCAAGGAGTTCTATCTGGGTGCCGGGGCCGCGGGCCGGGATCGGGGACCCCTCACATGA
- the ehuB gene encoding ectoine/hydroxyectoine ABC transporter substrate-binding protein EhuB encodes MMKATRRQAMLLGAGFGATVLAGALADGSRTPAHAAEGTLAKIKARGRLIAGIANEQPYGYVDANGKLTGANIDVLRAVVAPLGITQIEAPIVDFGALVPGLAADRFDVIGAGLFIRPARCKVIAFSNPVTRSGGAFLVKAGNPLGLHSLKDVAAKKNARFGTQSGSNQVQEAKDAGIEADRVSLFDKDNEALAALQADRIDVVYFPDVEIAGLLKTANDPKIERALPFDQIPGPDGKPSFNYHAFGLPKGDKEFADAFNAELKKLRTSGRLLELLKPYGYTENELPPEDVTAEQVCAG; translated from the coding sequence ATGATGAAAGCAACACGACGCCAGGCCATGCTGCTGGGCGCCGGCTTCGGTGCGACGGTGCTGGCCGGAGCCCTGGCAGATGGCAGCCGGACGCCGGCCCATGCGGCGGAGGGCACCCTCGCCAAGATCAAGGCGCGCGGACGCCTGATCGCCGGCATCGCCAATGAGCAGCCCTATGGCTATGTGGATGCCAACGGCAAGCTCACGGGCGCCAACATCGACGTGCTGCGGGCCGTCGTGGCGCCGCTCGGCATCACCCAGATCGAAGCGCCCATCGTCGATTTCGGCGCGCTGGTGCCGGGCCTCGCCGCCGACCGTTTCGATGTGATCGGCGCCGGCCTCTTCATCCGCCCGGCGCGCTGCAAGGTCATCGCCTTTTCCAATCCGGTGACCCGTTCCGGAGGGGCGTTCCTGGTCAAGGCGGGCAATCCGCTTGGGCTGCACAGCCTGAAGGACGTCGCCGCCAAGAAGAACGCCAGGTTCGGCACGCAGTCCGGCAGCAACCAGGTGCAGGAAGCCAAGGATGCCGGCATCGAGGCCGATCGCGTCTCGCTGTTCGACAAGGACAACGAGGCGCTCGCCGCGCTGCAGGCCGACCGCATCGATGTCGTTTATTTTCCCGACGTCGAAATCGCCGGCCTCCTGAAGACGGCCAACGATCCGAAGATCGAACGCGCCTTGCCGTTCGACCAGATCCCGGGCCCCGACGGCAAGCCGAGCTTCAACTATCATGCTTTCGGCCTGCCCAAGGGCGACAAGGAATTCGCCGACGCCTTCAACGCCGAACTGAAGAAGCTGCGCACCTCCGGCCGCCTGCTCGAACTCCTCAAGCCCTATGGCTACACGGAAAACGAGCTGCCGCCCGAGGACGTGACGGCCGAGCAGGTCTGCGCCGGCTGA
- a CDS encoding M24 family metallopeptidase, whose protein sequence is MSFVDRERASRLMAEAGLDALVIAEPEGFAYITGVSQGVPALFRRAGAGFAVLPADPQQPIGAVIGDLYEEAARRLVPEVRVHPLWMENADLTGMPEAGPVEARIASAWRKAGRPPGFARPATFDLHLALQALADLLASLGLAGGRLGLDLDYVAASDAAVIGDALDGAGIANGSPVLDRIRMVKTPGELSRLTLGVELAEAGLRAMAASVEAGHTAADLHGFFLAGVEAEAAQRNIKAPPSWAYIAVGPDPWNPKGRVEREAVIKADVGCVVDGYSSDTSRNYVFGAPTSDQAQLHRSIEAAFTAGREWIRPGVPLSEVHRAATAALEEAGLTGFSRGHFGHGLGHSLFSEQWPFIAATSTTPIEPGMVLAFEIPIYVTGVGGFNLEDQFLVTPDGHRSMNTLPHHLITVGR, encoded by the coding sequence ATGTCGTTCGTGGATCGTGAGCGGGCCTCCCGCCTGATGGCCGAGGCCGGCCTGGATGCGCTTGTCATCGCGGAGCCCGAGGGCTTTGCCTATATTACCGGCGTGTCGCAGGGCGTGCCGGCGCTGTTTCGCCGGGCCGGCGCCGGATTTGCCGTTCTCCCGGCCGATCCGCAGCAGCCGATCGGCGCGGTGATCGGCGATCTCTACGAAGAAGCCGCGCGCCGCCTGGTGCCGGAAGTGCGCGTCCATCCGCTGTGGATGGAGAATGCCGACCTGACCGGCATGCCCGAGGCGGGTCCGGTCGAGGCGCGCATCGCCTCGGCGTGGCGGAAGGCGGGCCGTCCGCCGGGTTTCGCCCGCCCCGCGACCTTCGACCTCCATCTGGCGCTGCAGGCGCTGGCGGATCTCCTGGCAAGCCTCGGCCTCGCGGGCGGGAGGCTCGGCCTCGACCTCGATTATGTGGCGGCGAGCGATGCCGCGGTGATCGGCGATGCGCTGGACGGCGCCGGCATCGCCAATGGCTCGCCGGTTCTCGACCGCATCCGCATGGTGAAGACGCCGGGCGAATTGTCCCGCCTCACCCTCGGCGTGGAACTGGCGGAAGCGGGGCTGCGCGCGATGGCGGCCTCGGTCGAGGCCGGCCACACCGCGGCCGACCTTCATGGGTTCTTCCTCGCCGGCGTCGAGGCCGAGGCGGCGCAGCGAAACATCAAGGCGCCGCCGTCCTGGGCCTATATCGCCGTCGGTCCCGACCCCTGGAACCCGAAGGGCCGCGTCGAGCGCGAAGCCGTCATCAAGGCCGATGTCGGCTGCGTCGTCGACGGCTACTCCTCCGATACGTCGCGGAACTATGTGTTCGGCGCGCCGACATCGGACCAGGCCCAGCTGCATCGCTCGATCGAGGCGGCCTTCACTGCGGGGCGCGAGTGGATCAGGCCGGGCGTGCCGCTGTCGGAGGTGCATCGGGCCGCCACCGCCGCCCTGGAGGAAGCGGGCCTCACCGGCTTCAGCAGGGGGCATTTCGGGCATGGCCTCGGCCATTCCCTGTTCTCCGAGCAATGGCCGTTCATCGCTGCGACCAGCACGACGCCGATCGAGCCCGGCATGGTGCTGGCTTTCGAGATTCCGATCTACGTCACCGGCGTCGGCGGTTTCAACCTGGAGGACCAGTTCCTGGTGACGCCGGACGGGCATCGTTCGATGAACACGCTTCCCCATCATCTCATCACCGTCGGACGGTAG
- a CDS encoding amino acid ABC transporter ATP-binding protein produces the protein MPIVRFSGVSKFYGDTLILDNLDLAVPAGQKLAIIGPSGSGKSTILRLIKGLEPYQQGRIEVAGMPVGEKAGGGWFARRDAKRRHVVGMVFQQFNLFPHMTVLGNIVEAPMRVLGLRRAEAEARAAELLASVGLTGREAAYPRQLSGGQQQRVAIARALAMQPQVMLFDEVTSALDPELVGEVLGVIRALSHESGMTMLLVTHEMNFARDVADRVLFMEKGRIVEDAPPARLFTDPASERTRTFLRAVLER, from the coding sequence ATGCCGATCGTGCGCTTCTCGGGCGTGTCCAAATTCTATGGCGACACGCTCATTCTCGACAATCTCGACCTCGCCGTGCCTGCCGGGCAGAAGCTCGCCATCATCGGGCCGAGCGGGTCCGGCAAATCGACCATCCTGCGCCTGATCAAGGGGCTCGAACCCTATCAGCAGGGCCGCATCGAAGTCGCCGGCATGCCGGTCGGCGAGAAGGCGGGCGGCGGCTGGTTCGCACGCCGGGACGCGAAGCGGCGCCACGTCGTCGGCATGGTCTTCCAGCAGTTCAACCTCTTTCCGCACATGACCGTGCTCGGCAATATCGTGGAGGCGCCGATGCGCGTCCTCGGCCTCCGCCGCGCCGAGGCGGAGGCTCGCGCGGCGGAACTGCTGGCGAGCGTCGGCCTGACGGGCCGGGAGGCGGCCTATCCCAGGCAATTATCCGGCGGCCAGCAGCAGCGGGTCGCGATCGCGCGGGCCCTCGCCATGCAGCCGCAGGTGATGCTGTTCGACGAGGTGACCTCGGCCCTCGATCCGGAACTGGTCGGCGAGGTCCTCGGCGTCATCCGCGCTCTGTCGCACGAAAGCGGCATGACGATGCTGCTGGTCACGCATGAGATGAACTTCGCCCGCGACGTCGCCGACCGGGTGCTGTTCATGGAGAAGGGCCGCATCGTCGAGGATGCGCCGCCGGCAAGGCTCTTCACCGACCCGGCGAGCGAAAGGACCCGGACCTTCCTGCGCGCCGTGCTGGAGCGATAG
- a CDS encoding ABC transporter ATP-binding protein, with protein MGTQLLQLHDVSLSFQGISALNSLSFEVAKGEICALIGPNGAGKSSLLNVINGVYRADAGDVVFDGVRFERIHPYKAAHLGIGRTFQHNALFGRLSVIENVLAGLARHGRATFVENIFRVGRDPAERRRFRARAERILAFLELERHAATVVATLPYGVQKRVDLARALVAEPKLLLLDEPMAGMNQEEKREMSRFVAGVNAELGTTVVLIEHDVGIVMDLAHHVVVLDYGRKVADGAPEDVRINPDVIAAYLGTVH; from the coding sequence ATGGGGACACAACTCCTGCAGCTCCACGACGTCTCCCTGTCCTTCCAGGGCATAAGCGCCCTGAACAGCCTCAGCTTCGAGGTGGCAAAGGGCGAGATCTGCGCGCTGATCGGCCCGAACGGCGCGGGCAAGAGTTCGCTGCTCAATGTCATCAACGGCGTCTACCGCGCCGATGCGGGCGACGTCGTGTTCGACGGCGTGCGTTTCGAGCGCATCCACCCCTACAAGGCGGCCCATCTCGGCATCGGCCGCACCTTCCAGCACAATGCGCTGTTCGGCCGGCTCAGCGTGATCGAGAACGTGCTCGCCGGCCTCGCCCGCCATGGCCGCGCCACCTTCGTCGAGAACATCTTCCGCGTCGGACGGGATCCTGCCGAGCGGCGGCGCTTCAGGGCCCGGGCGGAGCGCATCCTCGCCTTCCTGGAACTGGAGCGCCACGCCGCGACCGTGGTCGCCACCCTGCCCTATGGCGTGCAGAAACGCGTCGACCTCGCCCGGGCGCTCGTCGCCGAACCCAAGCTCCTCCTGCTCGACGAGCCGATGGCCGGCATGAACCAGGAGGAGAAGCGGGAGATGAGCCGCTTCGTCGCCGGCGTCAACGCCGAACTCGGCACCACCGTGGTGCTGATCGAGCACGATGTCGGCATCGTCATGGACCTCGCCCATCACGTCGTGGTGCTCGACTACGGCCGCAAGGTCGCCGACGGCGCGCCGGAGGACGTCCGCATCAACCCCGACGTCATCGCCGCCTATCTCGGCACGGTTCACTGA
- a CDS encoding branched-chain amino acid ABC transporter permease: protein MSFFLETLVSGLLAGTMYSLVAIGFVLIYKASGVFNFAQGSMLLFASLTFVTLVERNVPFWAALLATVLVMVAGAVLIERLVLRPLVDRDALTLFMATLGLSFVIEGLAQLLMGTDVHMLDLGIDDVPISIAGLSVSQFDIFAAGTALLLVIVLSIVFNKTRMGISLRAVADDTLAAQSIGIRLPAIWRIVWSVAGIVALVAGLVWGARQGVQYSLSLVTLKALPVLIIGGFSSITGAIVGGLLVGATESLADIYIGPLVQGSVSTWFAYILAVAFLLVRPAGLFGDRAIERV, encoded by the coding sequence ATGAGCTTCTTCCTCGAAACATTGGTGAGCGGGCTGCTGGCCGGCACGATGTATTCGCTCGTCGCCATCGGCTTCGTGCTGATCTACAAGGCGTCGGGCGTCTTCAATTTCGCCCAGGGCTCGATGCTGCTGTTCGCATCGCTGACCTTCGTCACCCTGGTCGAGCGGAACGTTCCGTTCTGGGCCGCGCTTCTCGCCACGGTGCTGGTGATGGTGGCGGGCGCGGTGCTCATCGAGCGGCTCGTCCTGCGCCCGCTGGTCGATCGCGACGCACTGACCCTCTTCATGGCGACGCTCGGCCTCAGCTTCGTCATCGAGGGGCTGGCGCAGCTGCTGATGGGCACGGACGTCCATATGCTGGACCTCGGCATCGACGACGTGCCGATCTCGATCGCCGGCCTCTCGGTCAGCCAGTTCGACATCTTCGCCGCAGGCACCGCCCTGCTCCTGGTGATCGTGCTCTCCATCGTGTTCAACAAGACGCGCATGGGCATTTCGCTGCGGGCGGTCGCCGACGACACGCTGGCCGCCCAGTCCATCGGCATCCGGCTGCCCGCGATCTGGCGGATCGTCTGGAGCGTGGCCGGCATCGTGGCGCTGGTGGCGGGCCTCGTCTGGGGCGCCCGGCAGGGCGTGCAATATTCGCTGTCCCTGGTGACGCTGAAGGCCCTGCCGGTGCTGATCATCGGCGGCTTCTCCTCGATCACCGGCGCCATCGTCGGCGGCCTGCTGGTCGGCGCCACCGAGAGCCTCGCCGACATCTATATCGGGCCACTGGTCCAGGGCAGCGTTTCCACCTGGTTCGCCTACATCCTCGCCGTCGCCTTCCTGCTGGTGCGTCCGGCCGGCCTGTTCGGCGACCGCGCCATCGAGAGGGTCTGA
- a CDS encoding branched-chain amino acid ABC transporter permease, whose product MPQPADALLDDRPLRRIASPRVLLILLVLVIAFGVVPAIGNDYWLSSIVIPTIVMGLAGIGLNLLMGYTGLVSLGSAAFMSIGAFATYNLLLRVPVLPLPLVLVLAGLISAVAGVLFGLPSLRIKGFYLAASTLGAQFFFEWLFTNYNWFSHESQSLTISAPRLEAFGHDLSSATGRYLLVAVSAAVLIALAFAIIRSRVGREWMAIRDMDTAAAVIGIHVAGRKLLSYGISSFFCGIAGALWAFGYLGTADAHAFNLDKSFQVLFIVLIGGSATIFGNFLGAAFIVLMPIALDRIALATDLSALTDQGALANIQHIIFGVIIIVLLIKEPDGLASLLRRLVPPGTNPRRAGG is encoded by the coding sequence ATTCCCCAGCCTGCCGACGCCCTCCTCGACGACCGGCCGCTGCGGCGCATCGCGAGCCCTCGGGTGCTGCTGATCCTTCTCGTGCTGGTGATCGCCTTCGGCGTGGTGCCCGCCATCGGCAACGACTACTGGCTGTCCTCCATCGTCATCCCCACCATCGTGATGGGGCTCGCCGGCATCGGCCTCAATCTTCTGATGGGCTATACCGGGCTGGTGTCGCTCGGCTCGGCCGCCTTCATGTCGATCGGGGCCTTCGCGACCTACAATCTCCTGCTGCGCGTGCCGGTCCTGCCCCTGCCCCTCGTGCTGGTCCTCGCCGGGCTGATCAGCGCCGTCGCCGGGGTGCTGTTCGGCCTGCCGAGCCTGCGGATCAAGGGCTTCTACCTCGCGGCGTCGACGCTCGGCGCGCAGTTCTTCTTCGAATGGCTGTTCACCAACTACAATTGGTTCTCCCATGAGAGCCAGTCGCTGACGATCTCGGCGCCCCGCCTGGAGGCCTTCGGCCACGACCTGTCCTCCGCCACCGGGCGCTATCTCCTGGTGGCCGTCTCGGCGGCCGTGCTGATCGCCCTCGCCTTCGCCATCATCCGCAGCCGCGTCGGGCGCGAATGGATGGCGATCCGCGACATGGACACCGCGGCCGCCGTCATCGGCATCCACGTCGCCGGCCGCAAGCTCCTGTCCTACGGCATCAGTTCGTTCTTCTGCGGCATCGCCGGCGCGCTGTGGGCCTTCGGCTATCTCGGCACCGCGGATGCCCACGCCTTCAACCTCGACAAATCCTTCCAGGTGCTCTTCATCGTGCTGATCGGCGGCAGCGCGACGATCTTCGGCAATTTCCTCGGTGCGGCCTTCATCGTCCTGATGCCGATCGCCCTCGACCGCATCGCCCTGGCGACCGACCTCTCGGCCTTAACGGACCAGGGCGCGCTCGCCAACATCCAGCACATCATCTTCGGCGTGATCATCATCGTGCTCCTGATCAAGGAGCCGGACGGGCTGGCGAGTCTCCTGCGCCGCCTCGTCCCGCCGGGCACCAATCCGCGCCGCGCCGGCGGCTGA
- a CDS encoding succinylglutamate desuccinylase/aspartoacylase family protein, whose protein sequence is MQQQIIGRHRSLAWGTLRFSSPVLADLALPVFEIASGVPGPRLAIMAGMHPNEVSSMEAALRLKDAFADRLDAGSVTILPVVNMPGLYLHSEFVCPVDGRNINFSFPGRADGSFSEVLAHALLHEWAGDADLLVDLHGGDLREDVAKFVMCQMTGSEEFDRRTRDFAHCFDADVVVEFAAGQTSNRGRATNERPSLGRHAVMAEAGANGRLDEACIAFHTQGVLNIARRLGLVGGPLVPGGRARRVLDNFVKIGSPASGRFYLEADVGDHVERGQRLARLRDLYGAEIGEIRAPFSGRVVMVVTHNIVEKDEWVISVGEVVRE, encoded by the coding sequence ATGCAGCAGCAGATCATCGGCCGGCACCGCTCGCTCGCCTGGGGCACTCTGCGCTTTTCCTCGCCGGTGCTCGCGGACCTTGCGCTGCCCGTCTTCGAGATCGCCTCGGGCGTGCCGGGGCCGCGCCTCGCCATCATGGCCGGCATGCATCCGAACGAGGTTTCGAGCATGGAGGCGGCGCTGCGCCTCAAGGACGCCTTCGCGGACAGGCTCGACGCGGGTTCGGTGACGATCCTGCCGGTGGTCAACATGCCCGGCCTCTACCTCCATTCGGAATTCGTCTGTCCGGTCGACGGGAGGAACATCAACTTCTCCTTCCCCGGCCGCGCCGACGGCTCGTTCAGCGAGGTGCTCGCCCATGCCCTTCTCCATGAATGGGCCGGAGACGCCGACCTGCTGGTCGACCTCCATGGCGGCGACCTGCGCGAGGACGTCGCCAAATTCGTGATGTGCCAGATGACGGGCAGCGAGGAGTTCGACCGGCGCACGCGCGATTTCGCCCATTGCTTCGATGCCGATGTCGTCGTCGAGTTCGCGGCGGGGCAGACCAGCAACAGGGGCCGCGCCACCAATGAGCGTCCTTCTCTCGGCCGGCATGCGGTGATGGCGGAGGCGGGCGCCAACGGGCGCCTGGACGAGGCGTGCATCGCTTTCCATACCCAGGGCGTGCTGAATATCGCACGCCGGCTCGGGCTTGTCGGCGGCCCGCTCGTGCCCGGCGGCAGGGCGCGGCGCGTGCTGGACAATTTCGTCAAGATCGGCTCGCCGGCGAGCGGCCGCTTCTACCTCGAAGCCGATGTCGGGGACCATGTCGAGCGCGGCCAGCGGCTGGCGCGGCTGCGCGACCTCTACGGCGCCGAGATCGGCGAGATCCGCGCCCCCTTCTCGGGGCGCGTCGTCATGGTCGTCACCCACAACATCGTCGAGAAGGACGAATGGGTGATCAGCGTGGGCGAAGTCGTCCGGGAGTAG
- the ehuD gene encoding ectoine/hydroxyectoine ABC transporter permease subunit EhuD, producing MDFDFSFAVEILPDLLRGAVVTLEVVLAGFVAALFGGLLLAVARQAGNAPLRAACTAYIEFMRNTPLLVQIYFLFFVLPLWGLTFTAITTGILALGLNYSAYLAEVYRGGIDSVPRGQWEAAGALDMSPRDTWLRIVLPQAIPPMVPVLGNYLIGMFKDTPLLAVITIPEMMQVVKQIAGETYRYNEPYTLLALIFLAMSLPASFLFRTIERRLRG from the coding sequence ATGGATTTCGACTTTTCCTTTGCCGTCGAAATTCTGCCGGACCTCCTGCGCGGCGCGGTGGTGACCCTCGAAGTCGTGCTGGCCGGCTTCGTCGCCGCCCTGTTCGGCGGGCTCCTCCTCGCCGTCGCGAGGCAGGCGGGCAACGCGCCGCTGCGGGCCGCCTGCACCGCCTATATCGAGTTCATGCGCAACACGCCGTTGCTCGTGCAGATCTATTTCCTGTTCTTCGTCCTGCCGCTGTGGGGCCTCACCTTCACGGCGATAACCACCGGCATCCTCGCCCTCGGGCTGAACTACAGCGCCTATCTCGCGGAGGTCTATCGCGGCGGCATCGACAGCGTGCCGCGCGGTCAATGGGAAGCCGCTGGCGCCCTCGACATGTCGCCGCGCGACACCTGGCTGCGCATTGTCCTGCCCCAGGCGATTCCGCCGATGGTGCCGGTGCTCGGCAATTACCTCATCGGCATGTTCAAGGACACGCCCCTGCTCGCGGTGATCACCATTCCCGAGATGATGCAGGTGGTCAAGCAGATCGCCGGCGAGACCTACCGCTACAACGAGCCCTACACGCTGCTGGCGCTGATCTTCCTGGCCATGAGCCTGCCGGCTTCCTTCCTGTTCCGCACGATCGAAAGGCGCCTGCGTGGCTGA
- a CDS encoding ABC transporter substrate-binding protein: MPSSFVKILAFAGALGLAGLAGAPPAAAQDHKGEQLYPLFTYRTGPYAPSFIPFGAGNRDYLTYVNDVEGGVDGVKIFIQECETAYTIERGIECYERYKNGYDGALTAAIYPHSSGLDVALTDKARIDKVPIVSPGGGQNIATDGRIFPYQYPLMFDYWSEAQIVVDYIASKVGGYDKLKGVKIVTLYHDSGYGRDTIEPLGILSKKYGFEDIQIPVPHPGEQQQTQWQQIRRAQADWVFLRGWGVMTPVAIKTAARVGFPADHIIGDIWSGSEDDARPAGGAAKGYLAVSVFPPGTDYDILRTLKAKILDAGKSDLKDNTKFGTVYYNYGVIEAITFVEALHVGHRKFGNRPLAAEEGRWALENLDIDAKRIADLGAKGLISPLKTSPDNHKGETITAKVIQWDGAKWNTLTDWIKADTSLFADTIRAKAAAYAQEKGITPQTNTN, from the coding sequence ATGCCATCGTCCTTCGTCAAAATCCTCGCCTTCGCCGGCGCCCTCGGCCTGGCGGGTCTCGCCGGTGCCCCGCCCGCGGCGGCCCAGGACCACAAGGGCGAACAGCTCTACCCGCTGTTCACCTACCGCACCGGCCCCTATGCGCCGTCCTTCATTCCCTTCGGCGCCGGCAACCGCGACTACCTGACCTATGTCAATGACGTCGAGGGCGGCGTCGACGGCGTGAAGATCTTCATTCAGGAATGCGAGACCGCCTATACGATCGAACGCGGCATCGAGTGCTACGAGCGCTACAAGAACGGCTATGACGGTGCCTTGACCGCAGCGATCTATCCGCATTCGAGCGGCCTCGACGTCGCGCTCACCGACAAGGCGCGCATCGACAAGGTCCCGATCGTCAGCCCTGGCGGCGGCCAGAACATCGCGACCGACGGGCGCATCTTCCCCTATCAATATCCGCTGATGTTCGACTATTGGAGCGAGGCCCAGATCGTCGTCGACTACATCGCCTCCAAGGTCGGCGGCTACGACAAGCTGAAGGGCGTGAAGATCGTCACGCTCTATCACGATTCCGGCTATGGCCGCGACACGATCGAGCCCCTGGGCATCCTCTCGAAGAAATACGGCTTCGAGGACATCCAGATCCCCGTTCCCCATCCGGGCGAGCAGCAGCAGACGCAATGGCAGCAGATCCGCCGCGCGCAGGCCGATTGGGTGTTCCTGCGCGGCTGGGGCGTGATGACGCCGGTGGCGATCAAGACGGCGGCACGCGTCGGCTTTCCCGCCGACCACATCATCGGCGACATCTGGAGCGGATCGGAGGACGACGCCCGGCCGGCCGGCGGCGCCGCCAAGGGCTATCTCGCCGTCTCCGTGTTCCCGCCCGGAACCGATTACGACATCCTCAGGACGCTGAAGGCGAAGATCCTCGACGCCGGCAAGAGCGACCTCAAGGACAACACCAAGTTCGGCACGGTCTACTACAATTACGGCGTCATCGAAGCGATCACCTTCGTCGAGGCCCTGCACGTCGGCCACAGGAAGTTCGGCAACCGTCCCCTGGCGGCCGAGGAGGGACGCTGGGCGCTGGAGAACCTCGATATCGATGCCAAGCGCATCGCGGACCTCGGCGCGAAGGGCCTGATCAGCCCGCTGAAGACCTCGCCGGACAACCACAAGGGCGAAACGATCACCGCCAAGGTCATCCAGTGGGACGGCGCCAAATGGAACACGCTGACGGACTGGATCAAGGCGGACACCTCGCTCTTCGCCGACACGATCCGGGCCAAGGCCGCGGCCTACGCCCAGGAAAAGGGCATCACCCCGCAGACCAACACCAATTGA
- the ehuC gene encoding ectoine/hydroxyectoine ABC transporter permease subunit EhuC: MTIDALLWFLLKGARVTIEVTVLAAVVALPLAFVAGLMRLAPSRILRAVAATYVEILRGTSALVQLFYLFFILPLFGIEISPLTTAVIGLGLNASAYAAEVVRTSISSVERPQWEAARALDMPPLLTLRRIILPQAIPLMLPPFGNQLIELLKATSLVSLITLTDLTAAGTQMVTTTGQKQLVWSLVLALYFVMAYPLSRIVRRLEQRLGRFRGARGH; the protein is encoded by the coding sequence ATGACGATTGACGCCCTTCTCTGGTTCCTGCTCAAAGGCGCGCGCGTCACGATCGAGGTTACCGTGTTGGCCGCGGTCGTGGCGCTCCCGCTGGCCTTCGTCGCCGGCCTCATGCGCCTCGCCCCGAGCCGGATCCTGCGCGCCGTCGCGGCGACCTATGTCGAGATCCTGCGCGGCACCTCGGCACTCGTCCAGTTGTTCTACCTCTTCTTCATCCTGCCGCTGTTCGGCATCGAGATCAGCCCGCTGACCACCGCCGTCATCGGGCTCGGCCTCAACGCCTCGGCCTATGCGGCCGAGGTGGTGCGGACTTCGATCTCATCCGTCGAACGGCCGCAATGGGAGGCGGCCAGAGCGCTCGACATGCCGCCGCTGCTGACGCTGCGGCGCATCATCCTGCCGCAGGCCATTCCGCTGATGCTGCCGCCCTTCGGCAACCAGCTGATCGAGCTCCTGAAGGCGACGTCCCTCGTCTCCCTCATCACCTTGACCGACCTGACCGCGGCGGGCACCCAGATGGTGACGACGACCGGCCAGAAGCAGCTGGTCTGGAGCCTCGTGCTCGCCTTGTATTTCGTCATGGCCTATCCTCTGAGCCGGATCGTCCGCCGGCTGGAGCAGCGTCTCGGCCGCTTTCGCGGCGCACGGGGGCATTGA